From Novipirellula artificiosorum, the proteins below share one genomic window:
- a CDS encoding sugar porter family MFS transporter — translation MNKRLFFWSLTSALAGFLFGFDTVVISGAEKPIQALWELSSVEHGLAMSMALWGTVVGSLIGGWPTDRFGRTKTLLWIGILYVVSAVWSAMATDVYSFMIARFIGGLGVGISTVAAPLYISEISPPAMRGRLAGMFQFNIVLGILIAFLSNALLGNVGENAWRWMMGVEAFPAIVYSLLCFTLPESPRWLIGRGDRETGLEVLRTINSDASEADVLALADEIVAAATSSERVTHGFWSWKLRTPIMLAFLVAFFNQLSGINAILYFAPRIFGLTGLDQQAALLQSVGIGLTNLIFTFVGLYLIDRLGRKTLLFIGAIGYIVSLGLCSYTFFANASEFKVASTAIEVVGVIEKIEQSPTPDSYAEDLSEAKTAFAASVTDDYRGEPITIREEASVAEWKTIAQQAVTDASEASNPAGMIVLLCIFGFIAAHAVGQGAVIWVLISEIFPNKYRAAGQSLGSFTHWIFAAMLTLVFPWMVTYFAPGYVFGFFCFMMVLELFWVIFLVPETKGVPLEQIQRQLGVE, via the coding sequence ATGAACAAGCGTCTGTTTTTCTGGTCATTGACCTCTGCACTAGCCGGTTTTTTGTTCGGTTTTGACACCGTTGTGATTTCAGGGGCCGAAAAACCGATCCAGGCACTTTGGGAGTTGAGCAGCGTCGAGCATGGTCTGGCCATGAGTATGGCGCTTTGGGGTACGGTGGTCGGCTCGCTGATCGGCGGCTGGCCAACGGACAGATTCGGACGCACCAAGACGCTGTTGTGGATCGGAATCCTTTACGTCGTGTCGGCCGTTTGGTCGGCAATGGCAACGGATGTTTACTCATTCATGATCGCCCGCTTTATCGGTGGTCTCGGCGTAGGCATCTCTACGGTTGCCGCACCCTTGTACATCTCTGAAATTTCTCCACCAGCCATGCGTGGTCGTTTGGCGGGGATGTTTCAATTCAACATCGTGCTCGGCATTCTGATCGCGTTCTTGTCCAATGCGTTGCTCGGCAACGTGGGCGAGAATGCATGGCGATGGATGATGGGCGTCGAGGCCTTTCCCGCGATCGTCTACTCGTTGTTGTGTTTCACGTTGCCCGAGAGTCCTCGTTGGCTGATCGGCCGCGGCGATCGAGAAACGGGATTGGAGGTTCTTCGAACCATCAACTCCGATGCATCCGAAGCCGACGTGCTTGCGTTGGCCGATGAGATTGTCGCAGCGGCGACGTCAAGCGAGAGAGTCACCCATGGATTCTGGTCATGGAAGTTGCGAACGCCCATCATGCTCGCATTTCTGGTTGCGTTTTTTAACCAGCTTTCTGGGATCAATGCGATTCTATACTTTGCGCCTCGGATCTTCGGCTTGACCGGCTTGGATCAACAGGCCGCCTTGCTTCAATCGGTAGGCATCGGGCTGACCAATCTTATCTTTACGTTCGTCGGCTTGTATCTGATCGATCGACTCGGACGAAAAACCCTGCTTTTCATCGGCGCGATTGGATACATCGTCTCACTTGGCTTGTGCTCCTATACCTTTTTTGCGAATGCCTCAGAATTCAAAGTCGCTTCCACTGCGATCGAAGTCGTTGGTGTGATTGAGAAGATCGAGCAATCGCCCACGCCCGATTCCTACGCCGAGGATCTTTCGGAAGCCAAAACTGCATTTGCAGCCTCGGTAACCGATGATTACCGAGGCGAACCGATCACGATTCGTGAGGAAGCCTCCGTGGCTGAGTGGAAGACCATCGCTCAACAAGCGGTCACCGATGCGTCGGAAGCGTCCAACCCGGCGGGGATGATTGTGTTGTTATGCATCTTTGGTTTCATCGCCGCACATGCCGTCGGTCAAGGTGCCGTTATTTGGGTCCTGATTTCAGAAATCTTCCCGAACAAGTATCGCGCCGCAGGCCAATCGCTCGGAAGTTTTACGCATTGGATTTTTGCCGCGATGCTGACACTTGTCTTTCCCTGGATGGTCACCTACTTCGCACCCGGTTACGTGTTCGGCTTTTTCTGCTTCATGATGGTCTTGGAACTGTTCTGGGTGATCTTTTTGGTCCCCGAAACCAAGGGCGTTCCGTTGGAACAAATACAACGCCAACTGGGCGTGGAGTAG
- a CDS encoding fasciclin domain-containing protein codes for MFSLVAGVAVAVVAPAVCVAEEAVKTQEKTIVEVAAGNEAFSTLVAAVKAAGLVDTLSGDGPFTVLAPTNEAFEKLPKGTVETLLKPENKQKLIAILTYHVVAAKAMAADVVKLDEAKTVQGQKVNITASSDGVKINDAKVLKTDIVCKNGVIHVIDSVLIPAEK; via the coding sequence TTGTTTAGTTTAGTTGCAGGTGTTGCTGTTGCAGTCGTGGCTCCCGCAGTTTGCGTCGCAGAGGAAGCAGTGAAGACTCAGGAAAAGACGATTGTCGAAGTTGCTGCAGGTAACGAAGCGTTCAGCACGCTCGTGGCCGCTGTGAAGGCAGCAGGGCTCGTGGACACGCTGAGCGGTGACGGGCCGTTCACCGTTTTGGCGCCAACCAACGAAGCGTTTGAAAAGCTTCCGAAGGGAACGGTTGAGACGCTGTTGAAACCAGAAAACAAGCAGAAGCTGATTGCGATCTTGACCTATCACGTCGTCGCGGCGAAGGCGATGGCTGCCGACGTTGTTAAGTTGGACGAGGCCAAGACGGTTCAAGGTCAGAAGGTGAATATCACCGCGAGCAGCGATGGGGTCAAGATTAATGACGCCAAAGTTTTGAAGACAGACATTGTTTGCAAGAACGGCGTCATCCACGTGATCGACAGCGTTTTGATTCCCGCAGAAAAGTAG
- a CDS encoding zinc-ribbon domain-containing protein: MIIWGSRGLTSTVEATQFHCPQCSTMRSGSLKQVRNFFTLYFIPLIPLNVAGRFVECSSCGGTFAEEILAYDPEQEQQQTNQHLLRVMVMAALADDIVDDAERAEIKKQYMEIAGLPIPAETLDNEIAMATESAADLNTYVGKIAETLSPHGKALVVKLAFHTMSAGDDLQPGHQKQLAQLSTTLGIPQDQFVELINHLSEPTAEA; this comes from the coding sequence ATGATCATTTGGGGCTCACGCGGATTGACGTCGACGGTTGAAGCGACTCAATTTCATTGTCCGCAGTGTTCGACGATGCGAAGCGGTAGCCTCAAGCAAGTGAGGAACTTCTTTACCCTTTACTTCATCCCGTTGATCCCACTGAACGTCGCGGGGCGTTTTGTCGAGTGCTCCTCTTGTGGTGGTACGTTTGCAGAAGAGATCCTGGCGTACGACCCCGAGCAAGAGCAGCAACAGACCAATCAGCATTTGCTTCGCGTGATGGTGATGGCGGCACTTGCGGATGACATTGTGGACGACGCCGAACGAGCCGAGATCAAGAAACAGTATATGGAGATCGCGGGGCTTCCGATTCCCGCGGAAACGCTCGACAACGAAATCGCCATGGCCACCGAGTCCGCCGCCGATTTGAACACGTATGTCGGTAAGATCGCGGAAACCCTGTCGCCACACGGAAAGGCACTTGTGGTCAAGTTGGCGTTCCACACGATGTCGGCCGGTGACGATTTGCAACCTGGGCATCAGAAGCAGTTGGCGCAGTTGTCGACCACCCTCGGAATTCCTCAAGATCAATTCGTTGAACTGATCAATCATCTTAGCGAACCGACGGCCGAAGCGTGA
- a CDS encoding alpha/beta hydrolase: MSCPALPHLFSSCFLTSAALVFAMTFVHVAAADTPAQMSEPLWPAGVPGARFTEKGDVPELIFTLAESETPVASVVILPGGGYGRHAMGHEGDEIAEWFRSMGMSSAICTYRLRGAGNGGEGYGHPAPMLDAQRAIQTLRARANELNLNPNQIGVIGFSAGGHLASTVSTHFAQVNDQSDDPIAKVSSRPNFSILCYGVLSLGTPYTHLGSQRNLLGSDPDPRLLASLDNPTQVTADTPPTFLFHTAEDQSVPVENSLQYYRACVDKGVQVEMHLFAEGRHGLGLARNVEGASLWPGLCEAWLKRLKMIDNQ, from the coding sequence ATGTCCTGCCCTGCCCTGCCCCACCTATTTTCGTCTTGTTTCCTTACGTCTGCTGCATTGGTTTTCGCGATGACCTTCGTCCATGTTGCCGCTGCCGACACGCCGGCCCAAATGTCGGAACCGCTTTGGCCCGCTGGCGTTCCAGGGGCTCGATTTACCGAGAAAGGTGATGTCCCCGAATTGATTTTTACGTTGGCTGAATCGGAAACCCCAGTCGCGAGTGTCGTCATTTTGCCCGGTGGCGGATACGGGAGGCACGCGATGGGACACGAAGGGGATGAGATTGCCGAGTGGTTCCGATCGATGGGAATGAGTTCCGCGATCTGTACGTATCGGCTTCGCGGCGCCGGTAATGGGGGTGAGGGTTATGGTCACCCGGCTCCGATGCTTGATGCCCAGCGTGCGATTCAAACGCTACGGGCGCGAGCGAACGAATTGAATTTGAACCCGAATCAAATCGGTGTGATTGGTTTTTCCGCTGGCGGTCACCTTGCGTCGACCGTTTCGACGCATTTTGCGCAAGTCAACGACCAATCCGATGACCCGATCGCAAAAGTATCTTCGCGGCCAAACTTCAGTATTCTCTGCTATGGTGTCCTCTCCCTCGGCACGCCATATACGCACCTCGGCAGTCAACGAAACTTGCTTGGCAGCGATCCCGACCCACGTCTATTGGCATCGCTTGACAATCCAACTCAAGTCACGGCCGATACGCCGCCAACCTTCTTGTTCCATACGGCCGAGGACCAGTCCGTGCCCGTCGAGAACAGCTTGCAGTATTACCGGGCATGTGTTGACAAAGGAGTGCAGGTGGAAATGCACCTGTTTGCTGAAGGTCGTCATGGGCTCGGTTTGGCACGCAATGTTGAAGGCGCATCTCTGTGGCCGGGCCTTTGCGAAGCATGGCTGAAGCGTCTGAAAATGATCGACAACCAGTAG
- a CDS encoding ABC transporter permease, with product MTVPHHAAGLSWRFSTWWVILRTALEERLVYRGDFALGTLMRFLPILTQIFLWFAIFDAINAQQGNTRESSTAQIGGFGFRDMVAYYLLTMVARAFSSMPGLASGIAQQIRDGEIKRYLIQPIDLIGFLLLTRIAHKLAYYAIAVGPFALVFFLCRDYFVTGWPSASVMIAFVASLLMSFLIGFFLEAAIGMIGFWFLEVSSLLFIYMLFSFFLSGHMFPLTLLPEGIGSIVQFLPFKYLAYFPAAVFLGKIPSEQLPMEMAIQFSWLVFFLIVCRLAYARGVRRYSGFGG from the coding sequence CTGACCGTGCCTCACCATGCCGCCGGGTTGTCGTGGCGTTTCTCGACTTGGTGGGTCATTCTGCGAACGGCGCTCGAAGAACGCCTCGTTTACCGAGGCGACTTCGCACTCGGTACACTGATGCGATTCCTACCGATCCTTACCCAAATTTTCTTGTGGTTCGCCATCTTTGACGCAATCAATGCTCAACAGGGCAACACCCGCGAATCGAGCACGGCACAGATCGGTGGTTTTGGATTTCGCGACATGGTCGCCTACTACTTGTTGACCATGGTCGCGCGTGCATTTTCGAGCATGCCGGGCTTGGCGTCGGGCATTGCCCAGCAAATTCGTGATGGAGAGATCAAGCGATATTTGATTCAACCGATCGATTTGATCGGATTTCTGTTGCTGACACGCATTGCTCATAAGCTTGCGTATTACGCGATTGCGGTCGGGCCCTTCGCTTTGGTCTTCTTTCTGTGCCGCGATTACTTCGTGACGGGTTGGCCGAGTGCCTCGGTAATGATCGCCTTTGTCGCATCACTCTTGATGAGCTTTTTGATTGGGTTCTTTCTCGAAGCAGCTATTGGGATGATTGGGTTCTGGTTCCTCGAAGTCTCCTCTCTTCTATTCATCTACATGCTGTTCAGTTTCTTTTTGTCCGGTCATATGTTTCCGCTTACGCTACTTCCCGAGGGCATTGGAAGTATCGTCCAATTCCTACCTTTCAAGTACCTCGCCTACTTCCCGGCCGCGGTCTTCTTAGGAAAAATCCCGTCGGAACAACTGCCAATGGAAATGGCGATTCAATTCTCCTGGCTGGTCTTCTTTCTCATCGTCTGCCGCCTTGCCTACGCTCGAGGCGTCCGGCGTTACAGCGGATTTGGGGGCTAA
- a CDS encoding ABC transporter permease: MDDPATKESKPVGPNYWKVFLTFASNSLVRDMTFRVNFFLQCVSSIGWTLMNVGFYLIIFQYTGSIGEDTGWDRDKFFVFLATTWFVNSLVQAFFMPNAQEFSELIRTGGLDFALLKPIDTQFLISFRRIDWSALSNFVAGIVIAAIALYSLATREVNPMIPSLISVLLYFVFVVCGVLIMYSLMISLSATSIWLGRNQTLYNFWFYITNFSRYPMEIYDRGWGKPLYGFFTFVIPVLLVVNVPARLLARPIDPRTDWEWMLVGWALVATLVSLATSRWIFKKALLSYRSASS, encoded by the coding sequence ATGGACGATCCCGCGACAAAAGAAAGTAAACCGGTTGGCCCCAATTACTGGAAAGTCTTCCTGACGTTCGCCAGCAACAGTCTGGTACGGGACATGACGTTCCGTGTCAACTTTTTCTTACAATGCGTCAGCAGCATTGGCTGGACGCTGATGAACGTCGGCTTTTACCTGATCATTTTTCAATACACCGGCTCGATCGGGGAAGACACGGGTTGGGATCGTGACAAATTCTTTGTCTTTCTGGCAACCACCTGGTTTGTCAACTCGTTGGTGCAAGCGTTCTTTATGCCGAACGCGCAAGAGTTTAGCGAATTGATTCGCACGGGAGGGCTCGACTTTGCACTGCTGAAACCCATCGACACTCAATTCTTGATTTCGTTTCGCCGAATCGATTGGAGTGCGTTATCGAACTTCGTTGCCGGCATCGTGATTGCTGCGATTGCGCTCTATTCCTTAGCCACTCGCGAGGTCAATCCGATGATCCCCTCGCTGATTTCTGTGCTGCTGTATTTTGTGTTTGTTGTTTGCGGTGTGCTGATTATGTATAGCCTGATGATCTCACTGAGCGCGACAAGCATTTGGCTGGGAAGGAACCAAACGCTCTACAATTTCTGGTTCTACATTACCAACTTCAGCCGTTATCCGATGGAGATTTACGACCGCGGTTGGGGTAAACCGTTGTACGGGTTCTTCACTTTCGTGATTCCGGTGCTGCTGGTCGTGAATGTACCAGCTCGGCTACTGGCTCGGCCGATCGATCCGCGAACCGACTGGGAATGGATGCTGGTTGGTTGGGCGTTGGTGGCAACCCTCGTAAGCCTCGCGACAAGCCGGTGGATCTTTAAGAAGGCGCTGCTGAGTTACCGGAGTGCCAGCTCGTAG
- the dapB gene encoding 4-hydroxy-tetrahydrodipicolinate reductase → MTTPIKIAVHGAAGRMGRRVVALASEDTSLKIVAAIDHQSNPHLGEDAGVVAGFAPIGVELLSQWPEEVDVVIDFSLPEAIDRCIEECVEATTPLVVATTGLSDEQKAKLDAASKLIPVVCAPSMSLAVNLTMKLAEQVAETLDDVIGGLDVEIIERHHRFKTDAPSGTALKFGELIGKKLGPNTRHVHGREGHTGERTRSEIGYHAVRVGDNPGEHSIVFGMIGEKIELNVAASNRDCYASGAICAAKWLVGRPKGMYNMFDVLGLDS, encoded by the coding sequence ATGACTACACCAATCAAAATCGCCGTTCACGGCGCGGCTGGCCGCATGGGGCGTCGTGTTGTTGCCCTCGCCTCCGAAGACACCTCGCTGAAGATCGTCGCTGCGATCGATCACCAAAGCAACCCTCATCTGGGGGAAGATGCTGGCGTCGTGGCTGGCTTTGCCCCGATTGGCGTTGAGCTATTGAGCCAATGGCCGGAAGAGGTTGATGTGGTGATCGACTTCTCTTTGCCCGAGGCGATTGATCGCTGTATCGAGGAATGCGTGGAAGCGACCACGCCTCTTGTCGTTGCAACCACGGGGTTGAGCGATGAACAAAAGGCAAAGCTCGATGCCGCGTCCAAGTTGATTCCGGTCGTGTGTGCACCGAGCATGTCCTTGGCGGTCAATCTGACCATGAAATTGGCCGAACAAGTGGCCGAAACACTCGATGATGTGATTGGCGGCTTGGACGTCGAAATCATCGAACGGCATCATCGTTTCAAGACCGATGCACCGAGTGGGACTGCTTTAAAGTTCGGTGAATTGATCGGTAAGAAACTTGGGCCGAATACGAGGCACGTCCACGGCCGCGAAGGGCATACCGGTGAAAGGACTCGTAGCGAGATCGGCTACCATGCGGTTCGCGTTGGTGATAATCCCGGCGAACACTCGATCGTGTTTGGGATGATCGGTGAAAAGATCGAACTGAACGTGGCTGCGAGCAATCGTGATTGCTACGCCTCCGGTGCGATCTGTGCAGCCAAGTGGTTGGTCGGGCGGCCCAAGGGCATGTACAACATGTTCGATGTGCTGGGACTTGATTCCTAG
- a CDS encoding amino acid permease, translating into MDSHSRHLTLLGATGVGVGAIVGGGILALAGTAFATTGPAAVVAFAVNGIIALLTALSLAELASKFPQSGGTYTFAKKAMSVEAAFAVGWVVWFASVVAAVLYAIGFSHFSLVMVTDLWQACCGEVPDWLVHPAVKTVGAIATTVLLSASLMLRSAGGGHFVNVGKVFVFGLLILAGVVAVARQSPAELSTAFDPFFTSGIGGLVQAMGYTFIALQGFDLIAAVGGEVREPTKTIPRAMILSLLIAVAIYVPLLLVITAVGTPPGQSIREAAVANPEGVIAVAAENFMGPSGYWLVIVAAVLSMFSALEANLFAASRIARAMAVDRTLPSQIASLSGPHKTPIRAIGVTAGLVSLILIVLPDVSAAGAASSLIFLITFAIGHLIAFLVRRRSHRRPPPFRTPMYPSVPVLGGACCLALAVFQGIAVPSAGMITIFWLGLGGVMFIALFRTRASVLDASNTAINPELHTLRGRTPLVLVPIANPQNALAMISLADALVPADIGRVLTQTIVVPPQDWTPQLDDQPIVRSQEVMREILHASANCGVHIESLTTISADPMREIARVAKLHRCESVLLGLSKINDVAQASHLESLLGELDANVVILRSRKDWKFAEVRRVLVPIAGRGGHEHLLALLLGSMQRSRMLEVTFLRVMSASTPSDEVRRAERDLQRLAGDLCEGSQVDVVLSSDAIAAVAHRCDEADVLILGVQRVGRRKKLFGDFTRALADRTDCPIIVMSRRG; encoded by the coding sequence ATGGATTCACATTCTCGGCATTTGACGCTTCTTGGTGCCACCGGCGTGGGCGTGGGCGCGATCGTTGGCGGCGGTATTCTGGCTTTGGCTGGAACGGCGTTTGCGACGACGGGTCCGGCCGCTGTGGTTGCGTTCGCTGTCAATGGTATCATCGCCCTGCTGACGGCGCTAAGTTTGGCAGAGTTGGCTTCAAAATTCCCGCAGTCGGGTGGAACGTATACGTTCGCTAAAAAGGCAATGTCGGTCGAAGCCGCCTTTGCAGTCGGCTGGGTCGTTTGGTTCGCCTCGGTTGTCGCAGCCGTGTTGTATGCCATCGGGTTTTCTCACTTCTCGCTCGTGATGGTGACCGACCTTTGGCAGGCATGCTGCGGCGAGGTTCCCGACTGGCTCGTCCATCCTGCGGTCAAGACCGTCGGTGCGATTGCCACAACTGTTCTGTTGTCTGCTTCCTTGATGCTACGCTCTGCGGGGGGCGGACATTTCGTCAACGTCGGCAAGGTGTTTGTGTTCGGACTGCTGATCTTGGCAGGCGTCGTTGCGGTGGCGCGGCAGTCGCCTGCTGAGCTATCCACTGCATTTGATCCGTTTTTTACTTCCGGAATTGGTGGACTGGTCCAGGCGATGGGTTACACGTTCATCGCACTTCAAGGGTTTGATTTGATCGCGGCCGTTGGTGGGGAAGTGCGTGAACCGACAAAAACGATTCCGCGGGCAATGATTCTATCGCTGCTGATCGCGGTGGCCATCTATGTCCCGCTGCTGCTTGTCATTACCGCAGTGGGGACCCCACCGGGGCAATCGATCCGCGAAGCAGCCGTAGCCAACCCGGAGGGGGTGATTGCGGTGGCGGCTGAGAACTTCATGGGGCCTAGCGGATATTGGTTGGTTATCGTTGCCGCGGTGCTGTCGATGTTTTCGGCACTGGAAGCCAACTTGTTTGCCGCATCACGGATCGCTCGAGCGATGGCCGTTGACCGAACGCTACCCTCTCAAATTGCAAGCCTGAGCGGCCCTCACAAAACTCCGATCCGTGCGATCGGAGTCACCGCCGGATTGGTTTCGTTGATCCTGATCGTGTTGCCCGATGTCAGTGCCGCCGGTGCAGCGTCGAGTCTCATCTTCTTGATCACGTTTGCGATCGGACACCTGATTGCATTCTTGGTTCGCCGTCGCAGCCATCGTCGACCACCCCCCTTTCGGACCCCGATGTACCCATCGGTTCCTGTGCTCGGCGGTGCTTGCTGTCTCGCTTTAGCGGTTTTCCAAGGGATCGCGGTTCCCTCGGCTGGGATGATCACGATTTTTTGGTTGGGTCTGGGTGGCGTGATGTTCATTGCTCTGTTTCGGACGCGTGCAAGTGTTCTGGATGCGTCCAACACCGCGATCAACCCCGAACTGCACACGCTTCGTGGGCGCACACCGCTGGTGCTCGTCCCGATCGCGAATCCTCAAAACGCCTTGGCAATGATTTCGCTGGCGGACGCGTTGGTGCCGGCCGATATCGGCCGGGTGTTAACTCAGACGATTGTCGTGCCTCCCCAGGACTGGACGCCTCAATTGGATGACCAGCCGATTGTTCGATCCCAGGAGGTGATGCGAGAAATTTTGCACGCTTCGGCAAATTGCGGCGTCCACATCGAGTCACTGACCACCATCTCGGCGGATCCGATGCGCGAGATCGCACGGGTGGCAAAGCTTCATCGCTGCGAATCGGTACTCTTAGGGTTGAGCAAGATCAACGATGTCGCCCAAGCATCTCACCTTGAATCCTTGCTAGGAGAGCTGGATGCGAATGTGGTGATCCTGCGTTCGCGAAAGGATTGGAAATTCGCAGAGGTGCGACGAGTGTTGGTTCCGATTGCGGGACGCGGAGGCCACGAGCATCTGTTGGCGTTGCTGCTAGGAAGCATGCAACGATCGCGGATGTTGGAGGTCACGTTTTTGCGTGTGATGTCGGCAAGCACTCCATCGGACGAGGTGCGTCGCGCCGAACGGGACCTGCAACGATTGGCCGGAGATTTATGTGAAGGATCTCAGGTGGACGTTGTCCTCAGCAGCGACGCGATCGCGGCCGTCGCACATCGCTGTGACGAAGCCGATGTATTGATTTTGGGGGTCCAACGAGTCGGTCGACGGAAGAAACTGTTTGGCGACTTTACCCGAGCCCTGGCGGATCGCACCGATTGCCCCATCATCGTGATGAGCCGACGGGGCTGA
- a CDS encoding DUF1289 domain-containing protein: MNPSFEKSEEVGRRSPCVGQCQLNGSQICSGCFRSRQEIGCWSVACVREKERIIERANARRKAAKPSVF; this comes from the coding sequence ATGAACCCTTCGTTCGAAAAAAGTGAAGAAGTTGGACGACGTTCGCCGTGTGTCGGCCAATGTCAGCTCAACGGGTCACAGATTTGTAGCGGTTGCTTCCGAAGCCGTCAGGAGATCGGTTGCTGGTCGGTCGCTTGCGTCCGCGAGAAAGAGCGGATCATTGAACGAGCCAATGCACGAAGGAAGGCGGCGAAGCCGAGCGTTTTCTGA